One Gallus gallus isolate bGalGal1 chromosome 11, bGalGal1.mat.broiler.GRCg7b, whole genome shotgun sequence DNA window includes the following coding sequences:
- the CEBPA gene encoding CCAAT/enhancer-binding protein alpha, protein MEQANFYEVDSRPPMSSGQHHQLQTPLPGSAYGYREAPSAAAPAAGGAELGDICENEHSIDISAYIDPAAFNDEFLADLFQHSKQQEKHKAVLAGDFDFHGMHGAGAAASAPGHHPQHQQQPLFGCAAGYMDGKLDPLYERIAAPGLRPLVIKQEPREEEEVKAAALAALYPHPQQHPSHLQYQIAHCAQTTVHLQPGHPTPPPTPVPSPHHPHHPHPPGALPAAPGALKMMPADHRGKSKKTVDKNSNEYRVRRERNNIAVRKSRDKAKQRNVETQQKVLELTTDNERLRKRVEQLSRELETLRGIFRQLPESSLVKAMGSCA, encoded by the coding sequence ATGGAGCAAGCCAACTTCTACGAGGTCGATTCCCGGCCCCCGATGAGCAGCGGCCAGCACCACCAGCTCCAGACTCCCCTGCCCGGCAGCGCCTACGGCTACAGAGAGGCTCCCTCGGCGGCGGCACCTGCTGCGGGCGGCGCGGAGCTCGGCGACATCTGCGAGAACGAGCACTCCATCGACATCAGCGCCTACATCGACCCCGCCGCCTTCAACGACGAGTTCCTGGCCGACCTCttccagcacagcaagcagcaggagaagcacaaGGCCGTCCTGGCCGGGGATTTCGATTTCCACGGCATGCACGGGGCCGGCGCGGCCGCCTCGGCGCCGGGGCACCACccgcagcaccagcagcagccgcTGTTCGGCTGCGCGGCCGGCTACATGGACGGCAAGCTCGACCCGCTGTACGAGCGCATCGCCGCGCCGGGGTTGCGGCCGCTGGTCATCAAGCAGGAGCCccgcgaggaggaggaggtgaaggcGGCGGCCCTGGCGGCCCTCTACCCGCACCCGCAGCAGCACCCGTCCCACCTGCAGTACCAGATCGCCCACTGCGCGCAGACCACCGTGCACCTGCAGCCCGGGCACCCCACGCCGCCCCCCACGCCCGTGCCCAGCCCGCACCACCCGCACCACCCGCACCCCCCGGGCGCGCTGCCCGCCGCTCCCGGCGCCCTCAAGATGATGCCCGCCGACCACCGCGGCAAATCCAAAAAGACAGTGGACAAGAACAGCAACGAGTACCGCGTGCGCCGGGAGCGCAACAACATCGCGGTGCGCAAGAGCCGGGACAAGGCCAAGCAGCGCAACGTGGAGACGCAGCAGAAGGTGCTGGAGCTCACCACCGACAACGAGCGGCTGCGGAAGCGGGTGGAGCAGCTCAGCCGGGAGCTGGAGACTCTGCGGGGCATCTTCAGGCAGCTGCCCGAAAGCTCGCTGGTGAAGGCCATGGGCAGCTGCGCCTAG
- the CEBPG gene encoding CCAAT/enhancer-binding protein gamma, with translation MSKTSPQNTATDANGVSVIHTQAHSSGLQQVPQLVPVSPGGGGKAVPPSKQGKKNSFVDRNSDEYRQRRERNNMAVKKSRLKSKQKAQDTLQRVTQLKEENERLEAKIKLLTKELSVLKDLFLEHAHSLADNVQPVGTESTTTSAENSGQ, from the coding sequence ATGAGCAAGACATCCCCGCAGAACACCGCTACAGATGCGAACGGAGTAAGCGTGATTCACACCCAGGCGCACAGCAGTGGTTTGCAGCAGGTTCCCCAGCTGGTTCCCGTTAGTCCCGGTGGTGGAGGCAAAGCTGTGCCTCCGAGCAAGCAGGGAAAGAAGAATTCCTTTGTGGATAGAAACAGCGATGAGTATCGTCAGCGCAGAGAGCGAAACAACATGGCAGTGAAAAAGAGCCGgttaaaaagcaagcagaaagcacaAGACACGCTGCAAAGGGTCACCCagctcaaagaagaaaatgaacgTTTAGAGGCGAAAATTAAGCTCCTGACCAAGGAGCTGAGCGTACTGAAAGACCTATTCCTTGAGCACGCACACAGTCTCGCAGACAATGTGCAACCTGTTGGCACTGAGAGCACCACAACAAGTGCAGAGAACAGCGGGCAGTAG